The genomic window TGTACGGTCTGCGGTAGAGATTGTTCAAGTGTCTGTAGTTCCGAAGTCGATTCCTAAAGAAGGGGGATCAGCCTCAATTCAGGCTATAGTGAAGAATAACCGTTCTATTACTACTAATGGGAAGCTCAAGATAAATGCCCCTGACGGCTGGACGATCAAACCGAATGAGCAATCTTTTGAGCTCTCTGTCAATTCGGAGGATATTTTCACTTTTGAAGCAATCCCTCCGTCTAATTTTACTGGAGCTGAGGAATTGAATGTCTCGGCACTGATCGAAGACACGCAGGTTGCTTCATACAAGGTGTCAGTCATTGTAGGTGGTGCCTATCTCAGTGATTTGGAATGGACAAAATCTGTCAACGGTTGGGGACCTGTAGAAAGAGACATGAGCAACAATGAACAACCTGCTGGAGACGGAAAGCCAATTACCTTGAACGGAAAAGTCTATAAAAAAGGACTCGGTGTTCATGCTGCATCAGAAATTGTGTATGATATTGGCGGTGATTACTCGCGTTTCACCTCAGAAGTTGGAATAGACGATGAGATGGGAGACGACACTTCTGCGAGTGTGGTATTCCAAGTTTGGGGAGATGAAAATAAGCTTTATGACAGTGGTCTAATGAAGGCTGCTTCCGAAACGAAGAAAGTTGATATCAGTGTGGAAGGAATACAACAACTAAAACTGATCGTAACAGATGGTGGAAATGGCAATGGAGCCGATCATGCTGATTGGGCAGACGCATGGTTGAGTAGTAATTAACAATGTACATGTTAAACAATATCAGTTTTCGATACGGAGCAGAATCTACAAATGCGTAAAGAGAGTGTAAATTGTTTAGACCCGAATTAATAGTTCCTGTAGGTTATCAAGAAACGCAAAGATAATAGTGTTTATCAAAAAAAAAATCGGAAAATTATGAATATAATTTGGTGATGGCAAACGAAAATAGGTAAATAAGGATAGGGGCGAATAAATGAATAAGAATGTGCTGCAAAGTATAGTATTCTCTGCTTTGGTCGTATTGTTGATATTATTTCAATCGAATGAAAGTATTGAAGCAAAAGGAAATAATCCCTCCGTTATCAACGTTACTGACTTCGGAGCTGTTCCTAATTCTGGTCAAGACGCAGGTATTGCTGTTCAAAAGGCAATAGCAGCAGCAGCAAAGGTTCAGGGGCCAGTTATCTTAAATTTTCCGAAAGGGAAATATGATTTTTATCCTGAAGGCGCTATCAAAAAACCATACTTCATCTCAAATACTGCTTCTGAAGCTCAAAATTCAGATGTAACAAAAACAATTGGCATTTTATTAAAAGGTATAAAAGACGTAACAATTGAGGGAAACGGCTCACTTTTTCTATTTCATGGTAAGATGACCTCGGTTATTGTTGATGAAAGTGAAAATATTAAATTTCAGAATGTTCATGTCGATTATTCACGTCCGACAACTTCTGAGATGGAGGTACAAGAGGTTGGTAATGATTATTTAATTGCAAAGATTCACGAAGATTCTTTATATAAAATTGAAAATAAAAAAATCGTTTGGGTAAGCGAGCAGGCTCAAAGCGGTAAACCTTATTGGACATATACTTCGGGGAATGCTCAAGTGTATGAACCTAAAGAGGATACACTGCGCAGGACATGGAACCCAGGTTATACGGCAAGTCTCGTTGAAGAAATAGAACCATTTTTGCTTAAGTTTCACTATAAAAATAAGCCTGACGCTAAGGTTGGACAAATTTTTACCATGCGCGAGGATGTAAGAGACCAAGTAGGAGTATTTATTAATAAAAGTAAAGATGTCACCTTAGAAAAAGTCGGCATGCATTATATGCACGGTTTGGGAGTTGTGTCCCAATACAGCGATAATTTAACAATCGATACTGTCGATTTTGCACCGCGTGCAGAAACCGGCAGGATTATTGCCAGCTTTGCTGACTTCTTGCATGTTTCTGGTAGTCGGGGATTAGTAAAAGTCATAAATAGCCATTTCTCAGGAGCGAATGATGATGCAATCAATGTTCACGGCACACATTTACGAATAGTAGATCAGCCAGCTCCAAACCAGATTGTTGTTCGGTTTATGCATCATCAAACATATGGATTTGATGCTTTTAACCCTGGTGATAAAATTGCATTTATCCATTGGGATAAACTAACAGAGTTCGGCAATGCAACAGTAAGTGAAGTTGAAAAGAAAAGTCCAAGGGAAATACTACTTACTTTGGATCAACCCGTTCCTGAAGGAATTCAATCGAAGGATGTTGTAGAGAATGTTACCTGGGCACCTGAAGTAGAAATTCACAATAACCGTATTGAACATATACCGACAAGGGGAATTTTAGTTACGACACGGAAAAAAGTAGTGATTGAAGATAATGTATTTTTCCGCCCGCAAATGAGCTCTATTTTAATAGCGGATGATGCGGGCAGCTGGTTTGAGTCCGGAATGGTAAAGAATGTAACGGTCCGTGGTAATAAATTTATTGAGGGTGGGAATCCTGTTATACTTATTCATCCGGAAAATAGTGTAGTAGATTGGAAGAATCCGGTTCATCAACATATTCGCATTGAAGATAATATTTTTAAAATGTCTAATGACATGACAGTCGATGTCAAAAGTACGAAAGGATTTAGTTTCGTAAACAACCAGATCATCTCTAAAGAAGTAAATATGAAGTTTAATGGAAGTAGAAACATTAACATTGCGGGAAATACCTTTGCAGAAGAGGGTGTAAAGAAGTCTATAACACTAAATAATTCTTTTAGAAAAACGTTTAATATTGATGAAAAGCAAGGTTTTAAGATTGTTGATAATGATGAATTGGCATCGGCGAAATTAACGTCACGAATTTTTGAGCTCGATAGATCAAAAATGTCCGTAACTGCAACAAGTTTTCAAGCCAACCCATCGGGTAATTCTCCGGATAATGTGTTAGATGGGAATAACTCTACGATTTGGCATAGTCAATGGGATCCTTATTTAAAACTTCCTCAATCTATTACAATCAATTTAGGAGGAACTTATAATATTGACCGTTTGCGTTATTTACCTCGTAATGATGGTGGATTAAATGGAATTATTAAGGAATACAACGTATATGTTAGTACAGACGGAAAAGATTTTAGTAAAGTAGCAGATGGCAGATGGGAAAATACAGCTGCAGAGAAAGATACTAAATTTCCCCCGGTTAAAGCATCATTTGTTAGGTTGGAAGCTCTCGAAGGCCACGGTGGTTGGGCATCAGCTGCAGAAATTAATATTGAAAAAGAAAGAGTAATCTTTCCTGGAGACCAAATACCATTGGAATTGTTTGTGATGAAAAAAGATGGCCAGTCTCAAGATTTAAAAAATGTAAAAATTGTTTATTCCAGTGATAATAATTCTGTAGCAACGGTTGATAATAAAGGAGTGATCACCGCTGTTAGTAGTGGTGCCGCGAATATAAAGGTTATGGTAACAAAGAACGGAATAACAGTTGAAG from Bacillus sp. F19 includes these protein-coding regions:
- a CDS encoding discoidin domain-containing protein, with amino-acid sequence MNKNVLQSIVFSALVVLLILFQSNESIEAKGNNPSVINVTDFGAVPNSGQDAGIAVQKAIAAAAKVQGPVILNFPKGKYDFYPEGAIKKPYFISNTASEAQNSDVTKTIGILLKGIKDVTIEGNGSLFLFHGKMTSVIVDESENIKFQNVHVDYSRPTTSEMEVQEVGNDYLIAKIHEDSLYKIENKKIVWVSEQAQSGKPYWTYTSGNAQVYEPKEDTLRRTWNPGYTASLVEEIEPFLLKFHYKNKPDAKVGQIFTMREDVRDQVGVFINKSKDVTLEKVGMHYMHGLGVVSQYSDNLTIDTVDFAPRAETGRIIASFADFLHVSGSRGLVKVINSHFSGANDDAINVHGTHLRIVDQPAPNQIVVRFMHHQTYGFDAFNPGDKIAFIHWDKLTEFGNATVSEVEKKSPREILLTLDQPVPEGIQSKDVVENVTWAPEVEIHNNRIEHIPTRGILVTTRKKVVIEDNVFFRPQMSSILIADDAGSWFESGMVKNVTVRGNKFIEGGNPVILIHPENSVVDWKNPVHQHIRIEDNIFKMSNDMTVDVKSTKGFSFVNNQIISKEVNMKFNGSRNINIAGNTFAEEGVKKSITLNNSFRKTFNIDEKQGFKIVDNDELASAKLTSRIFELDRSKMSVTATSFQANPSGNSPDNVLDGNNSTIWHSQWDPYLKLPQSITINLGGTYNIDRLRYLPRNDGGLNGIIKEYNVYVSTDGKDFSKVADGRWENTAAEKDTKFPPVKASFVRLEALEGHGGWASAAEINIEKERVIFPGDQIPLELFVMKKDGQSQDLKNVKIVYSSDNNSVATVDNKGVITAVSSGAANIKVMVTKNGITVEDTFPVTITNIE